The window CTGAGGATATTTTTGCCCATTTCAGCGACATTTTTGGCGATTTGTTCGGCTTTTCCGCAACTGCGCGTGGTCCGCGCCCCACGGTGGGGGCCGACCTGCGCTACAATCTGAACATCTCATTTGCCCAGGCGGCCAAAGGGGACGAGATTACCCTTTCGCTGCCCAAGCATGTGGTCTGTGCCGAATGCCGCGGCAGCGGGGCTGCCCCCGGCAGCAAGGCCGAGACCTGTCGCCACTGCGGCGGTTCGGGGCAGGTGCGGCGGACTCAGGGCTTTTTCCAGATCGCCATGCCCTGCCCGGTGTGCCACGGTTCCGGCCGGGTCATTGTTAAACCTTGCCCGCGGTGCAAGGGCGAGGGCGTAGTGACTGACACCCGTGAGCTGGTGGTGCGCGTGCCCGCCGGCGTGGACACGGGCACGCGCCTGCGCGTGCGCGGCGAGGGTGAGCCCGGCGAACACGGCGGCCCCCCAGGCGACCTCTATGTAGTCCTGACGGTAGAGGCCGACAAGCGCTGGCGGCGGGAAGGGCAAGACCTGCTCTATACGCAGGAAATCGGCTTTGTGGAGGCGGCCTTGGGGCATCGGGTGGACGTGCCCGGCCTGGACGGGCCGCTGCCCCTTGAAATTCCGCGCGGCGTGCAGAGCGGCACGCTGCTGCGTCTGGCCGGCGAGGGCATGCCCTATCCCGGCAGGCAGGCGCGCGGCGATCTGCTGGTGGAAGTGCGCGTGCTGACCCCCACCCGCCTTTCCAAAGAACAGGAAGATTTGCTGCGTCAGTTCGCTGCCGCAGGCGAAAAAACGCCCCTGGCCAAGGTCAAAAAGGCCGCCAAGAAGATCGGCAAGGCCATGGGCCTGGACTAGGCCTGCACCTTTGCAATGCCCTGACGGTTGTGTACGCAGACGCCCGCCACGCCGCCTGAACGTCTCTGGTTCGGCAGGCTGCGGCAGGGCGGCCCGATACAGAAAAAGCCCCACGAAACGTTGCGTTTCGTGGGGCTTTTGGAGCTTACGTCGCGTTGGTCAGTTCAGACCTTCGCGCGGGCCGTCGTCATTGCCGCGAGGCGGGCGCTGGCCGTTGGGGTTATGCATCTGGCCGTCACGGGGCGGGCGCTGGCCGTTGGGATTGTGCATCTGGCCGTCGCGGGGCGGGCGCTGACCGTTGGGTTTGTGCATCTGGCCGTTCTGGGGGCCGCGTTGGTCGTGGCGGCGGTCCATATGACCATTTGGGCGGTCGCGGCGCTGGTCGTGGCGCATGTCCTGACGGTGCTGCCCGCTGTTGCCGCGCATGTCCTGACGGTGCTGTCCGTTGTTGCCGTGCATGTCCTGGCGGTGTTGCCCGCTGTTGCCGCGCATGTCCTGACGCTGGGGTTGGCGGCGTTGGTCCTGCCGCTGTTGCTGCTGATTCGGGGCTTCGTTGGCTGCGTCAGCAGGCAGCGCGGGGGCCAGGCCGTAGAACAGGACGGCCGCCGCAGCAGTCAGGGCCATATGCTTCCAGGTGAGATTGCTTGCGTTCATGGTTTCTCCTTGGGGAAAGCTGTTTCCCAGCTCCGCATATGCCTTTCGCTCAAGGGGCGCAAGAGGGGGGCGTAAAGTGGCTGCCGGAGCCGATCCGCGGTGGGCTTGTACTGCCTCCCGGAAGTGGTGTATAAAGAAAGAGGCGCTGCGAGAGGCGTGGCCCTGTTTGTTGCCTACAACATTCCTGTCCCTCTGGAGGGAAGCATGCTCGTACAGAACTGGATGACCACCGACGTTGTGAGCGTTACGCCGGAGACTTCTCTGCTCAAGGTGGGCAAGCTGCTGAAAGACCACAATATCCGTCGGCTGCCCGTGCTGGACGACAAAGGCCATGTGGTCGGCATTATTTCCGACCGCGACGTGCGCGACGCCTCGCCTTCCAAGGCCACCACGCTGGATATGTATGAGATGCACTACCTGCTGGCCGAACTCAAGGCCAAGAACATCATGACCGCCAACCCCATCACCATTTCCCCAGCGGAAACGGTGGAAAAGGCGGCCATGCTCATGCTGGACCACAAAATCGGCGGTCTGCCCGTGGTGGAAGAAAGCGGCCGGATGGTGGGGATACTTTCCGACCAGGATGTGTTCAAGGCTTTGGTGGACATTACCGGCGCGCGGCAGGGCGGCATCCAGGTGGGGGTAGAACTGCCGGATGCGCCCGGCACCATGCGGCCTATTTTTGACACGTTGCGCGCCCACAGCGCCCGTCTGCTTTCTGTGCTGACGGCCAACAGCGACGACGGCGCGCGGCAGGTTTTTTTGCGCATCCGCCAGATGGACAGCCCCGATGCCGAAAAGGCCTTGCTGGAAGCTATCGGCAAACAGGCCCATGTGCTGTATTGCGCTGGGCGAGTATGCAATCAATGCAATCATGATTAATATATCTTTCTGAAATGAAAACGCAAAAATTTTCGTCAAGGCTGGGCCCGGAGGCCAAAAAAACGGCCGGGGCTTGCCAAGGAGTTTTGTTTGTGGCATAAACGCATTCGTTGTGATTGCGTTACGCTTTCGCGCCTACGAAGGAATTCGGCCGGGTTTGCCCGGTTGGCGTAGCGTTGGGGTAGGCTTGCCCTGGCGGAGTTGAGCAATATCTGTCCAAGGAGGACACACGCATGGCTGAGATCACCTATAAAGGTAAAAGCTTTGAAGTTGACGAAGACGGTTTCCTGCTGCGTTTTGACGACTGGTGCCCTGAATGGATGGAGTATGTGAAGGAATCGGAAGGCATCTCCGAGATTACGCCCGACCATCAGAAGATTCTGGACTTCCTGCAGGATTACTACAAGAAGAACGGCATCGCCCCCATGGTCCGCATCCTTTCCAAAAACACCGGTTACAAGCTGAAGGAAGTGTACGAGCTCTTCCCCTCCGGCCCCGGCAAGGGCGCCTGCAAGATGGCCGGTCTGCCCAAGCCCACGGGCTGCGTGTAGTTTCCGGCCGTTACAGCATTTTTTCCGCGAAGCGGGAGGGCTTGCCCTCCCGCTTTTTGCGTTTTTGCGCCAAAGCGCAGGAGGGATTTGTTCTCTGCGGCGTTTTTATGGGGGCTGCGACAGGAGTCGCAAAAGAAAGGGAGTACCCTGGCGAGGAGGGCCGCTGCGCGGCTGGGAATTCCGCCGGAAGGCGAGGGAGCCGCTGTGCGGTTGGGAGTTCCGCCGGAAGGCGGGGGATCCTGCCGGAGGCTGGTTGCCCTGCGGGCACGGCGGTTTGGTTTTTGTCTGGCGTTTGGGCCGCCTCCGGCGAGGGGGCCGCTGTGCGGTTGGGAGTTCCGC is drawn from Desulfovibrio legallii and contains these coding sequences:
- the dnaJ gene encoding molecular chaperone DnaJ, with the translated sequence MELDYYEVLGVARDAETDAIKRAYRKLALKYHPDHNPGDAEAERKFKEAAEAYDVLRDPEKRARYDRFGRAGVQGGAGGFGSTEDIFAHFSDIFGDLFGFSATARGPRPTVGADLRYNLNISFAQAAKGDEITLSLPKHVVCAECRGSGAAPGSKAETCRHCGGSGQVRRTQGFFQIAMPCPVCHGSGRVIVKPCPRCKGEGVVTDTRELVVRVPAGVDTGTRLRVRGEGEPGEHGGPPGDLYVVLTVEADKRWRREGQDLLYTQEIGFVEAALGHRVDVPGLDGPLPLEIPRGVQSGTLLRLAGEGMPYPGRQARGDLLVEVRVLTPTRLSKEQEDLLRQFAAAGEKTPLAKVKKAAKKIGKAMGLD
- a CDS encoding TusE/DsrC/DsvC family sulfur relay protein; amino-acid sequence: MAEITYKGKSFEVDEDGFLLRFDDWCPEWMEYVKESEGISEITPDHQKILDFLQDYYKKNGIAPMVRILSKNTGYKLKEVYELFPSGPGKGACKMAGLPKPTGCV
- a CDS encoding CBS and ACT domain-containing protein: MLVQNWMTTDVVSVTPETSLLKVGKLLKDHNIRRLPVLDDKGHVVGIISDRDVRDASPSKATTLDMYEMHYLLAELKAKNIMTANPITISPAETVEKAAMLMLDHKIGGLPVVEESGRMVGILSDQDVFKALVDITGARQGGIQVGVELPDAPGTMRPIFDTLRAHSARLLSVLTANSDDGARQVFLRIRQMDSPDAEKALLEAIGKQAHVLYCAGRVCNQCNHD